In the genome of Natronomonas salina, the window GATGCTGGACACGGCCTACGGCCGGTTCTGGCGCCGCTTCCCGATTCCGGACGACGCCGGGCGGCTACCGGGCGAGAGCTGGCCGGACGAGACGCACCGCTGGACGAAGACCGAGGAGACCCCCGACGGCGGCGAACGCCAAGTGTTCGACCAGCTGCAGTACGTCCTCGATACCCTGGAGGAGAACCCCCACTCCCGGCGGATGGTCGTCAACGCCTGGCACCCGGCCAACGCGGCGGTCTCGACGCTGCCGCCCTGTCACTACACCTTCGTCTTCAACGTCCAGGGCGACCGACTGAACGTCCACCTCACGCAGCGCTCCGGCGACATCGCGCTCGGGGTGCCGTTCAACCTCGCAGCGTACTCCCTGCTGGCCCACGCCGTCGCCAACCGCACCGAATACGAGGTCGGGTCGTTCGGACACACCATCGTCGACGCCCACGTGTACTGCGGGCAGGGCGACCGCGGCGAGTGGTACGCCGACAACCTGACCGCGCTGCAGCAGCGACTCGCCGACGTGGACGACCGCGAGGAGTACACCGACGTCCGCGAGTGGCTCGAGGCCGAGGCGCCGACCGAACCCGAGGCCGAGACCGGGTACGACCACGTCCCCGGACTGCTGACGCAGCTGTCGCGACAGCCCCGACGGCGCCCCCGGATCGAGGTCGCCGACCGACCGCTCGACGAACTCGAGTACGACGACATCCGGCTCCGCGACTACGACCCCGCGCCGGGCCTGGAGTTCGCGGTCGCTGAATGAGCGAGCGACGCCCGCGGATCTCCCTCGTCGCCGCG includes:
- the thyA gene encoding thymidylate synthase; the protein is MRQYLDLVSDVLAGGTYKPNRTGVDTVASFSHHYEVDLGEGFPLLTTKKMDGYRWNSLIHELLWYLSGEEHIRNLREETKIWDAWADDDGMLDTAYGRFWRRFPIPDDAGRLPGESWPDETHRWTKTEETPDGGERQVFDQLQYVLDTLEENPHSRRMVVNAWHPANAAVSTLPPCHYTFVFNVQGDRLNVHLTQRSGDIALGVPFNLAAYSLLAHAVANRTEYEVGSFGHTIVDAHVYCGQGDRGEWYADNLTALQQRLADVDDREEYTDVREWLEAEAPTEPEAETGYDHVPGLLTQLSRQPRRRPRIEVADRPLDELEYDDIRLRDYDPAPGLEFAVAE